In a genomic window of Sulfurisphaera tokodaii str. 7:
- a CDS encoding winged helix-turn-helix domain-containing protein has protein sequence MRSKRDKFDIVADILENIKDGRNSKSALMKNANLSFSILKKYIDYLEKNGYVEEKDGSYVITDKGLALLDRLNKVRNLEFQLAELINELSKELL, from the coding sequence ATGAGGTCCAAGAGAGATAAGTTTGATATAGTTGCAGATATATTAGAAAATATTAAAGACGGGCGTAACTCTAAATCAGCGTTAATGAAAAATGCTAATTTGAGCTTTTCTATTCTAAAAAAATATATTGATTACCTAGAAAAAAATGGATATGTAGAGGAGAAAGATGGATCATATGTTATAACTGATAAAGGTCTAGCACTATTAGATAGATTAAATAAAGTTAGAAACCTAGAATTTCAATTAGCAGAGCTTATTAATGAGTTATCTAAAGAATTATTATAA
- a CDS encoding HD domain-containing protein — MKIIRDPIHGYIEVPDDILPVISSPFFQRLRFISQTGLAYMVYPGMRHTRFEHSLGAMHLAKEFLHYISSNSKIDFLTEDYAKLISLSALLHDIGHVAFSHTFESALQVTRDVYKEKIEYYGKETHVKYGLRLISKYSYLIDKIGKNSNISDPVKFMINVIGSNPTNEEEKFALQIISNFVDADRGDYLLRDSYYAGVGYGSYDIERLKRVLVYVDGKIAILKKAIPIVEQFLLARMYMFKNVYFHSVVGMYNAILSHAISKLIRQNKIDLNKIEEITDYKILNMIEETEFKQPILYRSGYKRIKKDLTQECSNVIDKEELMELMRETEGKIIYYEFFDVPYKEENEAIYIYDEGKLSPLSQFSNLITAIRDLKKAIIVYHHSMEDKMRKYYEKLKEAC, encoded by the coding sequence ATGAAGATTATAAGAGATCCTATACACGGTTACATAGAAGTTCCAGATGATATCTTACCAGTAATTTCTTCTCCCTTTTTTCAGCGATTAAGGTTTATTTCACAAACTGGTTTAGCATACATGGTTTATCCAGGAATGAGACATACTAGATTTGAGCATAGTTTAGGAGCAATGCACTTAGCTAAGGAGTTTCTTCATTACATTTCCAGTAACAGTAAGATAGATTTTTTAACTGAAGATTATGCTAAATTAATCTCCCTTTCGGCCTTATTGCATGATATTGGTCATGTAGCATTTTCTCACACTTTTGAGTCAGCCTTACAAGTTACTAGAGACGTTTATAAAGAGAAAATCGAGTACTATGGGAAAGAAACTCATGTAAAATATGGTTTAAGGCTAATTTCTAAGTACTCTTACTTAATCGATAAAATTGGTAAGAATAGTAATATTTCAGATCCTGTTAAATTTATGATTAATGTTATTGGTAGTAACCCCACTAATGAAGAAGAGAAGTTTGCTTTACAGATAATATCTAACTTTGTTGATGCTGATAGGGGAGACTATTTATTAAGGGATTCTTATTATGCAGGAGTAGGTTATGGAAGTTATGATATAGAAAGATTAAAAAGAGTTTTAGTTTATGTTGACGGAAAAATAGCGATATTAAAGAAGGCTATTCCAATAGTTGAGCAATTTCTCCTAGCTAGAATGTATATGTTTAAGAATGTTTATTTTCATAGTGTTGTCGGAATGTATAATGCTATTCTTTCTCATGCAATTTCAAAGTTAATTAGACAAAATAAAATAGATCTTAATAAAATAGAAGAAATTACAGATTATAAAATATTAAATATGATAGAAGAGACAGAATTCAAACAACCTATACTCTATAGAAGTGGATATAAAAGAATTAAAAAAGATCTAACACAAGAATGTTCTAATGTTATAGATAAAGAAGAATTAATGGAACTTATGAGAGAAACTGAAGGTAAAATAATATATTATGAATTCTTTGACGTCCCATATAAGGAGGAAAATGAGGCCATATATATTTACGATGAAGGCAAGCTTTCTCCTCTCTCACAATTCTCTAATCTCATAACAGCAATAAGAGACTTAAAGAAGGCGATAATAGTATATCATCATAGTATGGAGGATAAAATGAGAAAATATTATGAAAAACTTAAAGAAGCTTGTTAA
- a CDS encoding helix-turn-helix domain-containing protein has product MSEKLYDAKDVIRCCYKLSDTDIDCLFKLIELNKPVTSDELSQMMKVSKTTVENSLKKLIDSGLVIRSKSEDKKIGRPKYYYSIVENIINKIREDLLNCSKKMQLSL; this is encoded by the coding sequence ATGAGTGAAAAGTTATATGATGCAAAAGATGTTATAAGATGTTGCTACAAACTTTCGGATACTGATATAGATTGCTTGTTTAAACTTATTGAATTAAATAAGCCAGTAACGTCAGACGAACTTTCTCAAATGATGAAAGTAAGTAAGACTACAGTAGAGAATAGTTTAAAGAAACTAATTGATTCTGGCTTAGTAATAAGAAGTAAGAGTGAGGATAAGAAAATTGGTAGACCAAAATATTATTACTCTATAGTTGAAAATATAATTAATAAGATAAGAGAAGATTTGTTAAATTGCTCGAAGAAAATGCAATTATCATTGTAG
- a CDS encoding phosphomevalonate kinase: MISAPGKILWIGSYSVVFGGISHVIAINKRVRCDIKSSNNFIFETTYGTFKDKGNELIESVITVFKEKFGSLPPFHVKLFNDKDFQIHGKKTGLGSSSASTVALTACIYYYLFKNLNKDEIYKLAQKANYIRQKGIGSGFDIASAVYGSIVYRRFYDIEKVDSVIEPLKIGNYEMLLGFIGESFSTVNSVAKFIEKSNNEEFKKVMKYIDEENIMAIKLIKLGKIEEAIEHVKLARRFLNGLAKKIVGVEIENEKIRRLIEMAENDALIALSPGAGGESVFVLGKDLSKVKEKWEKENVIVIELKEDEGLRIEA; this comes from the coding sequence GTGATATCTGCTCCGGGTAAAATATTATGGATTGGCAGTTATTCAGTAGTATTTGGCGGGATTTCACACGTTATAGCAATAAATAAAAGAGTAAGATGCGACATAAAAAGTTCTAACAATTTCATTTTTGAAACAACATACGGTACTTTCAAAGATAAAGGAAACGAATTAATCGAAAGTGTAATTACAGTTTTTAAAGAAAAGTTCGGAAGCTTACCCCCATTCCATGTGAAGTTATTTAACGATAAAGATTTTCAGATACATGGTAAAAAAACTGGTTTAGGAAGTTCCTCAGCATCAACTGTAGCTTTGACTGCTTGTATTTATTATTACTTATTCAAGAATTTAAACAAAGATGAAATCTATAAATTAGCACAGAAAGCAAATTATATTAGGCAAAAAGGTATTGGGAGCGGTTTTGATATAGCCTCAGCTGTTTATGGTTCAATAGTTTATAGAAGATTTTATGATATAGAGAAAGTAGATAGTGTAATTGAACCCCTTAAGATAGGAAACTATGAAATGCTCTTAGGTTTCATAGGTGAAAGCTTCAGTACTGTAAACTCTGTAGCTAAGTTTATTGAAAAAAGCAATAACGAGGAGTTTAAGAAAGTAATGAAATACATTGACGAGGAAAACATAATGGCAATAAAACTTATAAAATTAGGTAAAATTGAGGAAGCCATAGAACACGTGAAACTTGCTAGAAGATTTCTAAATGGTTTAGCTAAAAAAATAGTTGGTGTAGAGATAGAAAATGAGAAGATAAGAAGATTGATAGAAATGGCTGAAAATGACGCATTAATTGCTTTATCCCCTGGAGCAGGAGGAGAATCAGTATTTGTTTTAGGTAAAGATTTATCAAAGGTGAAAGAAAAGTGGGAAAAAGAAAACGTTATAGTTATAGAGTTAAAAGAGGATGAGGGTTTAAGAATTGAGGCTTGA
- a CDS encoding tetratricopeptide repeat protein, translated as MNDIKEIEEYYSQGNLVAALKKAEEVVKQNPSKEAYNLLGKILKELGEDDKAIDAFMKAENYIEVAKIYISKGMYKDALNILSSFNDKESRILRALIYLKLENYEEGKEELVGIDDSSPLFYKIKGIIDYYTGDTYDAIRELSIAITLYPLDAELYYYRALAKMKLGMNAEDDLNTAMNLNPYFAEVYFSKGVLLENAGKFEEAVNYYSKAISLKPEYTEAYMRRAKVYMKLGKEEEAISDIKKINDKK; from the coding sequence GTGAACGACATAAAAGAAATTGAAGAATACTATTCTCAAGGAAACTTAGTGGCTGCATTAAAGAAAGCTGAAGAAGTTGTTAAGCAAAATCCATCTAAAGAAGCATATAATTTGTTAGGAAAGATCCTTAAGGAATTAGGGGAAGATGACAAAGCTATTGACGCATTTATGAAGGCTGAAAATTATATTGAAGTTGCAAAAATATATATTTCAAAGGGAATGTATAAGGATGCGTTAAATATTCTTTCTAGTTTTAACGATAAGGAATCAAGAATTTTAAGAGCTTTAATTTATTTAAAGCTTGAAAATTACGAAGAAGGAAAAGAGGAATTAGTTGGGATTGATGATTCTTCGCCTTTATTTTATAAAATTAAAGGGATTATCGATTACTACACTGGAGATACTTATGATGCTATAAGGGAATTAAGTATTGCTATTACCCTTTATCCCCTTGATGCGGAATTATATTACTATAGGGCTTTAGCTAAAATGAAACTTGGAATGAATGCTGAAGATGACTTAAACACTGCAATGAATCTAAATCCCTATTTTGCTGAGGTTTATTTTAGTAAAGGAGTTTTATTAGAAAACGCTGGAAAATTTGAAGAAGCCGTTAATTATTACTCTAAAGCAATTAGTCTAAAGCCAGAATATACTGAGGCTTACATGAGGAGGGCAAAAGTCTATATGAAGTTAGGGAAGGAAGAAGAAGCTATTTCTGATATAAAGAAAATCAATGATAAAAAATGA
- a CDS encoding purine-nucleoside phosphorylase encodes MNPVHILAKKGDIAEKVIIAGDPSRVKSLSKFLEEPQLVNENRGFLIYTGKYKGERISIATHGIGGPSIAIVLEELTMLGGRIFIRYGTSGALVPEVNIGDYVIVTGASYNPSSLVYQYFKEQACVSATPDFEITMALYNSFKNKGLKFHLGNVFSSDAFYAEDEDFAKKWSERGNIAVEMECATLFMLSKLRKIRSGAVVIISDSLVKGGWISKDELEKKVSDGAIAILDALINIT; translated from the coding sequence GTGAACCCAGTTCACATACTTGCCAAGAAAGGGGATATAGCTGAAAAAGTTATTATAGCTGGCGATCCTAGCAGAGTCAAGAGCCTTTCTAAATTTTTAGAGGAACCTCAACTTGTAAATGAAAATAGAGGTTTTTTAATCTACACCGGTAAGTACAAGGGAGAAAGAATAAGTATAGCTACTCATGGAATTGGTGGTCCATCAATAGCAATAGTTTTAGAAGAATTAACTATGTTAGGAGGGAGGATATTTATCAGATACGGTACATCTGGTGCTTTAGTTCCAGAGGTTAATATTGGAGATTATGTTATAGTTACTGGTGCTTCCTATAATCCTTCAAGCTTAGTTTACCAATACTTTAAAGAACAAGCTTGTGTTTCAGCTACTCCAGATTTCGAAATAACCATGGCTTTATACAACTCTTTTAAGAACAAGGGGTTAAAGTTCCATTTAGGTAATGTATTTAGTAGTGATGCTTTTTACGCTGAAGATGAAGACTTTGCAAAGAAATGGTCAGAGAGAGGAAATATAGCCGTTGAAATGGAGTGTGCTACCTTATTTATGTTAAGTAAATTAAGGAAAATTAGGAGTGGCGCCGTAGTTATAATCAGTGATAGTTTAGTCAAAGGAGGATGGATTAGTAAAGATGAATTGGAGAAGAAAGTTAGTGATGGTGCAATAGCTATTTTAGATGCCTTAATTAATATAACTTAA
- a CDS encoding glycosyltransferase family 4 protein: MFSVAINTQTPPIRFRYTYRDLVDKYGFLSFPIDVSLLDPSDYYISVGGVAKMMLALSKKFNKTRWVSLGPGYPPEVKYKDLNIYFVDLNPKDLQGYTRFKEGIYNEAHGLSKYDIQPEDYIAYATYNWLSAQKLLEFYKDTDIYFINDFQQLLIGGIIGPSAPAVLWYHIPFVPEYLSHKMREFLIRTFEGFDGVIVSTKRDLEGMLRAGIKGRVKQVYPFIDPQEYRKVSGQEVMKVREKYGIKGDEKIVTVVARMDPMKSQDVAIQAMKYVNDAKLLLVGNGSFTSGALGTGKANIWAKKLQALAEQINVKDKVVFTGYVPDEELYAIYEASDVIVLPSNIEGFGLTVCEGWVYGKPAIVSSGAGISELIIDGGNGFVFKRGDYQDLADKLNTVLKDPDKYSLGKETLRKCSVDSSYDYLKEVFIDVMKDYGKI, from the coding sequence ATGTTTTCTGTCGCTATAAACACTCAAACACCACCAATTAGATTTAGATATACATATAGGGATTTGGTTGATAAGTATGGATTTCTCTCATTTCCCATTGACGTTTCTTTACTTGATCCATCAGATTATTACATATCTGTAGGCGGAGTAGCAAAGATGATGCTTGCACTAAGTAAAAAATTTAATAAGACTAGATGGGTTTCACTAGGTCCAGGTTATCCACCAGAAGTTAAATATAAAGATTTAAATATATATTTTGTAGATTTAAACCCTAAAGATTTACAAGGTTATACTAGATTTAAAGAGGGAATTTATAATGAGGCACATGGATTATCTAAATATGACATTCAGCCAGAGGACTATATTGCTTATGCAACTTATAATTGGTTGTCAGCTCAAAAATTATTAGAGTTTTACAAGGACACTGATATTTATTTTATTAATGATTTTCAGCAACTTCTTATTGGCGGAATTATAGGACCTTCAGCACCCGCTGTTTTATGGTATCATATACCATTTGTCCCAGAATATTTATCGCATAAGATGAGAGAATTTCTAATTAGGACTTTTGAAGGTTTTGATGGTGTTATAGTAAGTACAAAAAGAGACTTAGAAGGTATGTTAAGGGCAGGAATTAAGGGAAGAGTAAAGCAAGTTTATCCCTTCATCGATCCTCAAGAATATAGGAAAGTATCGGGACAAGAAGTTATGAAAGTCAGAGAAAAATATGGGATAAAAGGAGATGAAAAAATAGTTACAGTAGTAGCTAGAATGGATCCTATGAAAAGCCAAGATGTAGCTATACAAGCAATGAAATATGTAAATGATGCTAAATTACTTTTAGTCGGAAATGGTAGTTTTACTAGTGGAGCCTTAGGTACTGGAAAAGCTAATATATGGGCTAAGAAATTACAAGCTTTAGCTGAACAGATTAACGTTAAAGATAAAGTAGTTTTCACTGGCTATGTTCCAGATGAAGAACTATATGCAATATATGAAGCTTCAGACGTTATAGTCTTACCTTCTAACATTGAAGGATTTGGACTTACTGTATGTGAAGGATGGGTATATGGTAAGCCAGCCATTGTAAGTAGTGGAGCGGGTATCAGTGAGTTAATTATAGATGGTGGAAACGGATTTGTTTTCAAAAGAGGTGATTATCAAGATCTAGCTGATAAGTTGAATACTGTTCTTAAAGATCCAGATAAATATTCTTTAGGTAAAGAAACACTTAGGAAATGTTCTGTTGATTCCAGTTATGATTACTTGAAAGAAGTATTTATAGATGTTATGAAAGATTACGGAAAAATATAG
- a CDS encoding ParA family protein — translation MRISFVGIKGGIGKSTIALMVAKELSNRGFNVLFLDRDIFSFASNLAGIKNSFFTQVARGELPRDYFKDLGNLTIARLFGEGVLFFKEIEELHKDLVKKEIMEKSYAELVKRKKYDFFIIDNPPYVTMKSEVVEHELSMFRKIFPNEEIYRVYLSTGLLEDVEITKKYIDETEAEAPGKALGIIVNMVVDKEKGIEVLKSLYDNRFLVGVIIPFIDELFQFQGSIEDLPVIPQIKNFVDSILKMEKKIITY, via the coding sequence ATGAGAATCTCTTTTGTTGGAATAAAAGGAGGAATAGGAAAATCAACAATAGCTTTGATGGTTGCAAAAGAATTAAGTAATAGGGGTTTTAATGTTCTTTTCCTAGATAGAGATATATTCTCATTTGCATCTAATCTTGCTGGAATCAAAAATAGTTTTTTCACACAAGTTGCGAGGGGTGAGTTACCTAGAGATTACTTTAAAGATCTAGGAAACTTAACTATTGCGAGGTTATTTGGAGAAGGAGTTCTATTTTTCAAAGAAATAGAAGAATTGCATAAAGATCTTGTGAAGAAAGAGATAATGGAGAAAAGTTATGCTGAATTAGTAAAAAGGAAGAAGTATGATTTCTTTATAATAGATAACCCTCCCTATGTTACGATGAAGAGTGAAGTGGTAGAACATGAATTAAGTATGTTTAGGAAAATATTCCCAAATGAGGAAATTTATAGGGTTTACCTTTCAACTGGTCTGTTAGAGGATGTAGAGATAACTAAAAAATATATTGATGAGACTGAAGCAGAAGCACCAGGCAAAGCTTTAGGAATAATAGTGAATATGGTTGTAGATAAGGAAAAAGGTATAGAAGTACTGAAATCTTTATACGATAATAGATTTTTAGTAGGAGTAATTATTCCTTTTATTGACGAGCTATTTCAATTTCAAGGTTCAATAGAAGATTTGCCGGTTATACCACAGATAAAGAATTTTGTAGATTCAATTCTTAAAATGGAGAAAAAAATTATTACTTATTAG
- a CDS encoding nucleotidyltransferase domain-containing protein: protein MQRIILENMELFRKATLLLRREGVLSIIFFGSRVIGKYKKDSDLDVLIIVRDEAKGLNFSESRIRFLKDTNIYLDTVIMTNTEFENNLALGTVLMGVSIAYCVTYDEINAYEKIENWSKEIRKYGAVLELPYGKFIVGRTIRKCKISFD, encoded by the coding sequence TTGCAGAGAATTATCTTAGAAAATATGGAATTATTTAGAAAAGCAACACTTTTGCTAAGAAGAGAGGGAGTCCTCTCAATAATATTCTTTGGTAGCAGAGTTATAGGTAAATATAAGAAGGATTCAGATTTGGATGTATTAATTATTGTAAGGGATGAAGCAAAAGGATTAAACTTTAGTGAAAGCAGGATAAGGTTTCTTAAAGATACGAATATTTATCTTGATACTGTCATAATGACAAATACAGAATTTGAAAATAACCTAGCACTAGGAACCGTTTTAATGGGGGTATCTATAGCCTACTGTGTCACATACGATGAGATAAATGCTTATGAAAAAATAGAAAATTGGAGTAAAGAGATAAGGAAATATGGCGCAGTACTTGAGTTACCTTATGGTAAATTTATTGTTGGTAGGACTATTAGGAAGTGCAAAATAAGTTTTGACTAG
- the mvaD gene encoding diphosphomevalonate decarboxylase, whose translation MRLEAEAIAPSNIAIIKYWGKRNEELNLPLNSSLSVTLSGLEVKTKITFSKEFTKDEVYINGERAKDEEVKEYSGRVLNIFRKLYGKEIYAKVESWSNFPKSTGLASSAAGIAALVYATNEALELGLSQKELSKIARIGSGSACRSTAGGFVLWEKGERDDGEDSYCYSLFPENHWKELVDIIAIVSEKSKKISSREGMIITAKTSNLMKCRLKFIEETLPKVIKSIEERNEKEFYYWLMRHSNSMHAVILDSWPSFFYLNDTSLKIMEWIQEFGKAGYTFDAGPNPHIFTTEKYKDEVIRFLNSIGVNKIIISKVGSGPKVNKLL comes from the coding sequence TTGAGGCTTGAAGCTGAAGCCATAGCTCCTTCAAATATTGCAATTATAAAATACTGGGGTAAAAGAAATGAGGAATTAAACTTACCATTAAACTCCTCACTTTCTGTAACTTTATCTGGATTAGAGGTTAAGACTAAAATAACTTTCTCAAAAGAATTTACAAAAGACGAGGTTTATATTAATGGGGAAAGGGCAAAAGATGAAGAAGTGAAAGAATATAGTGGTAGAGTTTTAAATATATTTAGAAAGTTATATGGTAAAGAAATTTACGCTAAAGTGGAATCATGGAGTAATTTTCCTAAATCTACTGGATTAGCTTCTTCAGCCGCAGGGATAGCTGCGTTAGTTTATGCTACTAATGAAGCTTTAGAGTTAGGTTTATCACAGAAAGAATTATCAAAAATTGCAAGAATTGGTTCTGGTAGTGCTTGTAGAAGTACTGCTGGAGGGTTTGTACTATGGGAGAAGGGAGAAAGAGATGATGGTGAAGATTCTTACTGCTACTCACTTTTCCCAGAAAACCACTGGAAAGAACTGGTAGATATTATTGCAATTGTGAGTGAAAAGAGTAAGAAAATCTCTTCTAGAGAAGGAATGATAATTACTGCTAAGACATCAAATTTAATGAAATGTAGGCTAAAATTTATAGAAGAAACATTACCTAAAGTAATTAAAAGTATAGAGGAAAGGAACGAGAAAGAGTTCTACTATTGGTTAATGAGACATAGTAACAGTATGCATGCAGTTATCTTAGATTCATGGCCATCCTTCTTTTACTTGAACGATACATCACTAAAAATTATGGAATGGATTCAAGAGTTTGGAAAAGCAGGATATACTTTTGATGCTGGGCCAAATCCTCATATTTTTACTACTGAAAAATACAAGGACGAAGTGATAAGATTTCTCAATTCCATAGGTGTTAATAAGATAATTATCTCTAAAGTGGGAAGTGGACCAAAAGTTAACAAGCTTCTTTAA
- a CDS encoding GIY-YIG nuclease family protein, with product MKGYIIVFNCKKGEVIIKSKIFPIKEGYYVYVGSCGLYCDKRISRHFSKEKRKKHWHIDYLSELCEPLFAIVLPQQEKEIAKLLSEFDYVKGFGSTDDNENPSHLFRVSLISLLNLIRGISE from the coding sequence ATGAAAGGTTATATAATAGTTTTTAACTGCAAAAAAGGTGAAGTGATAATTAAAAGTAAAATCTTCCCTATAAAAGAAGGCTATTATGTTTATGTAGGTTCATGCGGATTATATTGTGATAAGAGAATAAGTAGACATTTTTCCAAAGAAAAGAGAAAGAAGCATTGGCATATCGATTATTTATCTGAACTCTGTGAACCTCTTTTTGCAATAGTATTGCCACAACAAGAGAAAGAAATAGCAAAGCTCCTTTCAGAGTTTGATTACGTAAAGGGTTTTGGATCTACAGATGATAATGAAAATCCTTCTCACCTATTTAGAGTCTCTTTAATCTCTTTACTCAATCTAATTAGAGGAATAAGCGAGTAG